The Pseudomonadota bacterium genomic interval CATATCGCCCATGATCGCGGATCTCATGCGCCGCTTCCCCGAGGCGTTCGTGTACGGCTCTGCGAGCCCGGACATCGTCATAGGCAAGCGCTACTTCGGCTATCTGCACCACTGCCACAACTGGAGGATGGGGAAACTCATCCTCTCCGAGGCGGACTCCGAGGTGCAGAGGGCGGCCGCCTACGGCTATCTCATGCACCTGGCTGCCGACATCGTCGCGCACAACTACTACATCCCGTTCAAGATCGTGCGCAGCTGGGCCACGAGGATGCTCACGCACACCTACTGGGAGATGCGGTTCGACGTCGGCGTCTCCGAGGAGGCGTGGGAGATCCTGGGCGACGTCACCGAATCCACCGTAGAGGAGTTCGACCGGCTGCTCGAGCGCGTGCTCAGAAAGACCCTGTTCTCGTTCTCCACCAACAAGCGGATATTCAACTCGATCCTCATCCTGCAGAAGATGCGCGGGCTGCGGGCGAGCCTGCGCGCCTACGCCGCGCGCTCCCGATTCCCCATAGAGGACGAGAACCGCGCCCACTACATGGACCTCACCATGGATGCGGCGCTCGGCTTCCTGCGAGACCCGGAGCGCGCCCCCTGCCTCGAGATCGATCCGGCGGGACTCAGCAGGCTCGACTATGCCGCGAGGCTCCGCCGCAGCATAAGGGCCTCCATCAGGAAGGGGCTCATGGACGAGCGCCTGGCCGAGAGGCTCGTGGGGCTCACCAAGGAGAGCCTGGCGGTGGGGCTCTACCGGCCGAGCATGGTGCTCCCGGGGGTCATGGACGTGCTCTGAAGTGGCTGATTTTGCTTGCAATGGAGTCGACGAGGAGTAATGTCCGCCCCCAAAATGGAAAGCCAAGGCCCTGGCAGTAGCACATTATGTTCACCTACTTCACGGATATCGCGAGAAGGGACGTTCTCGACCGCCACGGAAGATATGTGGGGCACCCCTACGACTTCGCCGCGCGCCTCGACGAGGTCTATCCGCGCATAACCTCCCTCGTCGTCTCGAGGGGCACGTTCAAAAGACGGTACTTCGTCGTGGACTGGAAGGACGTCCACCAGACCGACCGCGGGCTTCAGCTCAAGGTCCCGATCGAGACGCTCTCCGAGGTCGCCTCCTACCGCAACGGGGACGAGCCCACGCTCCGCCGCAACATCCTGGACCAGCAGGTGGTCGACACGTTCAACAGAAAGCTCGTGCGCGTCAACGACCTGCACTTCCTCAAGGTGGACGACGACCTGAGGCTCGCCCATGTGGACATCGGTTTCCGCGGCCTGATACGAAGGCTCGGCTGGGAGCGGGCGGTCGACGGGGTCGTGCGCCTGTTCAACAGGCACGCGCGCTACCTCAACGAGGAGGGGCTCATCTCCTGGAAATACGTCCAGCCGCTCTCCATACAGTCGCCCACCGGCCAGATCCAGCTCAACGTCGACATGCGGCAGCTCAAGCAGATCCCGCCCTCCGACATATCGCAGATGCTCGCCGAGCTCGACCCGTACCAGCGGGCGGCGCTCATCAAGACGCTGGACGTCCAGGGCCAGGTGGACACCATCACCGAGCTCGACCTCAAGATTCAGAGGGACATCATAGAGGAGCTGGACGCCCAGACCGCGGTGCGCCTCTTCGAGCGCATGCCGTCCGACGAGGCGACGGACCTGCTGGCCAAACTCCAGAAGCGCGACGCGGACCGCATCATCGGCATGCTCTCGGCCAAGAAGGCCCGCGAGATCTCGGACCTCATGGAGCACGAGGCCGACTCGGCCGGAGGCCTCATGACCAAGGAGTTCATCGCGCTTCGGCCCTCCATGACCGTCGGCCAGGCGATCGACCACATCCGCTGCGTGGAGATCCAGAAGGCTGAGACGATCTACAGCGCGTTCGTGGTGGACGAGCACGACGTGCTCATGGGCTCCGTGTCGTTCCGCAGGCTCCTGCTCGAGCCGATGGAGGCGAAGATCGCCGACGTGATGCAGCAGAAGCCCCCCGCGGTCAACGTCGAGACCTCGGTCAAGGACGTGGCCTACACCATGGACAAGTACAACCTCTACACGCTGCCCGCGATCGACGACGACGGAAAGCTCGAGGGGATCATCACCGTGGACGACGTGCTGCACGCGGCGGTCGAACAGGCATGGGGCAAACGCGGCGGGCTCTGATGGCTGACGAAATCACCCACAGGATGAAGACGCCGGGGCGCAGGGGGTTCTGGCGGAACATCGCGATCTTCCTCGCGGTGCTGGGGCCCGGCATCATCACCGCCAACGTGGACAACGACGCGGGCGGCATCGCCACCTACTCCGTGGCAGGCGCGCACTTCGGCTACGGCCTGCTCTGGGCGGTGGTGCCGGTGGTCTTCGCCCTCATCGTGGTCCAGGAGATGAACGCCCGCATGGGCGCGATCACGGGGAAGGGGCTCGCGGACCTCATCCGCGAGAACTTCGGCGCCAGGGTCACCTTCTACGCCATGCTGGCGCTCATGGTCACCAACCTCGGCAACACCATGTCCGAGTTCTCGGGCGTGGCGGCGAGCCTAGGCATCTTCGGCGTCTCCAAGTACATAAGCGTCCCGATCGCCGCGTTGCTC includes:
- a CDS encoding zinc dependent phospholipase C family protein, translated to MPLVHAVIAFAAVLLLPAVAHAWGPGMHVDVALGAMAQLAAISPMIADLMRRFPEAFVYGSASPDIVIGKRYFGYLHHCHNWRMGKLILSEADSEVQRAAAYGYLMHLAADIVAHNYYIPFKIVRSWATRMLTHTYWEMRFDVGVSEEAWEILGDVTESTVEEFDRLLERVLRKTLFSFSTNKRIFNSILILQKMRGLRASLRAYAARSRFPIEDENRAHYMDLTMDAALGFLRDPERAPCLEIDPAGLSRLDYAARLRRSIRASIRKGLMDERLAERLVGLTKESLAVGLYRPSMVLPGVMDVL
- a CDS encoding magnesium transporter, whose product is MFTYFTDIARRDVLDRHGRYVGHPYDFAARLDEVYPRITSLVVSRGTFKRRYFVVDWKDVHQTDRGLQLKVPIETLSEVASYRNGDEPTLRRNILDQQVVDTFNRKLVRVNDLHFLKVDDDLRLAHVDIGFRGLIRRLGWERAVDGVVRLFNRHARYLNEEGLISWKYVQPLSIQSPTGQIQLNVDMRQLKQIPPSDISQMLAELDPYQRAALIKTLDVQGQVDTITELDLKIQRDIIEELDAQTAVRLFERMPSDEATDLLAKLQKRDADRIIGMLSAKKAREISDLMEHEADSAGGLMTKEFIALRPSMTVGQAIDHIRCVEIQKAETIYSAFVVDEHDVLMGSVSFRRLLLEPMEAKIADVMQQKPPAVNVETSVKDVAYTMDKYNLYTLPAIDDDGKLEGIITVDDVLHAAVEQAWGKRGGL